From Haloglomus litoreum, the proteins below share one genomic window:
- a CDS encoding uroporphyrinogen-III synthase, translating into MKIAVFRPDDGRAAAAAETIRDLGAEPVLDPMLAIEPTGDAPREDAEFAVFTSTSGVELLADAGWTAGETMVCAIGSSTADALREAGYTVDVVPEQYSSAGLVDALADRVGGARVEVARSDHGSDVLLDGLEDAGAYVHETVLYRLVRPEGAGSSADLAARGQLAGACFTASMTVENFLAAADDRGIRAPAIAGLNDAVVGCIGEPTRERAERAGIEVDVVPDVAEFEALAAAVVERAER; encoded by the coding sequence ATGAAGATCGCCGTCTTCCGGCCGGACGACGGCCGTGCGGCCGCTGCAGCCGAGACGATCCGCGACCTCGGGGCCGAACCCGTCCTCGACCCGATGCTCGCCATCGAGCCGACCGGGGACGCGCCCCGCGAGGACGCCGAGTTCGCCGTCTTCACCAGCACCTCCGGCGTCGAGCTGCTGGCGGATGCGGGCTGGACGGCGGGCGAGACGATGGTCTGTGCCATCGGTTCCTCGACGGCCGACGCGCTGCGCGAGGCCGGCTACACGGTCGACGTGGTGCCCGAGCAGTACTCCTCGGCGGGGCTGGTCGACGCGCTCGCCGACCGGGTCGGCGGGGCCCGTGTCGAGGTCGCGCGCTCGGACCACGGGAGCGACGTGCTACTCGACGGGTTGGAGGACGCGGGGGCGTACGTCCACGAGACGGTCCTCTACCGGCTCGTCCGGCCCGAGGGTGCGGGCTCGTCGGCCGACCTCGCCGCCCGCGGCCAGCTCGCGGGCGCCTGCTTCACCGCCTCGATGACCGTCGAGAACTTCCTCGCGGCCGCCGACGACCGGGGTATCCGGGCACCCGCCATCGCCGGGCTGAACGACGCCGTCGTCGGCTGCATCGGCGAGCCCACGCGCGAGCGCGCGGAGCGCGCGGGTATCGAGGTGGACGTGGTACCCGACGTGGCCGAGTTCGAGGCGCTGGCCGCGGCGGTCGTCGAGCGCGCCGAGCGCTGA
- a CDS encoding DUF7344 domain-containing protein, whose translation MVDFEWAEGLSLSAANPIVTMSQAECYPDKAPTINRLLDTLRHHLRREAIHYFENIESTDTATLEEVAEHITRRVPEMDRERVVLELTHIHLPQLESNGWVEYDTRTHQIRYHGHDSAESLLTELAEMFSNQPYSAHSG comes from the coding sequence ATGGTCGATTTCGAGTGGGCAGAGGGATTATCACTGTCGGCCGCCAACCCCATTGTTACCATGTCACAGGCAGAGTGTTATCCGGACAAGGCCCCGACGATCAACAGATTGCTGGATACCCTTCGTCATCACCTCCGTCGGGAGGCCATCCACTATTTCGAGAACATCGAATCAACGGATACAGCCACGCTGGAGGAGGTGGCCGAGCACATTACCCGGCGCGTCCCTGAGATGGACCGAGAGCGAGTCGTTCTCGAACTGACGCACATCCACCTCCCGCAGCTCGAATCGAACGGGTGGGTTGAGTACGACACTCGCACTCACCAGATCCGATACCATGGTCATGATTCGGCAGAGTCACTACTGACCGAACTCGCCGAGATGTTCTCCAACCAACCGTATTCCGCTCACTCGGGCTGA
- the cobA gene encoding uroporphyrinogen-III C-methyltransferase produces MSGADEGEDPPVGTVYLVGSGPGDPELMTVKAKRLLEEADVVLHDKLPGPEILGSIPEAKREDVGKRAGGERTSQEYTNDRLVELAREGKRVVRLKGGDPFVFGRGGEEAEHLASEGIPFEYVPGITSAIAGPGVAGIPVTHRDHTSSVSFVTGHEDPTKEESMVDWEALAATGGTIVVLMGVGKLPAYTDALREAGMAGDTPVALVERATWPDQRVATGTLDTIVDVRDREGIEPPAITVIGGVAGTRERVREFLANELGEYGDET; encoded by the coding sequence ATGAGCGGGGCGGACGAAGGTGAGGACCCGCCGGTCGGCACCGTCTACCTCGTCGGCAGCGGTCCCGGCGACCCCGAACTCATGACGGTGAAGGCGAAGCGCCTGCTCGAGGAGGCCGACGTCGTCCTCCACGACAAGCTCCCGGGCCCGGAGATCCTCGGCTCCATCCCCGAGGCGAAGCGCGAGGACGTGGGCAAGCGCGCGGGCGGCGAGCGCACCTCCCAGGAGTACACCAACGACCGGCTCGTCGAACTCGCCCGCGAGGGGAAGCGAGTCGTCCGGCTGAAGGGCGGCGACCCGTTCGTCTTCGGCCGTGGGGGCGAGGAGGCCGAACACCTCGCCAGCGAGGGCATCCCGTTCGAGTACGTCCCCGGTATCACCAGCGCCATCGCTGGCCCTGGCGTCGCGGGCATCCCCGTCACGCACCGCGACCACACCTCCTCGGTGTCGTTCGTCACGGGCCACGAGGACCCCACCAAGGAGGAGTCGATGGTCGACTGGGAGGCGCTCGCGGCCACAGGTGGCACCATCGTCGTCCTGATGGGGGTCGGCAAGCTCCCGGCCTACACCGACGCCCTCCGGGAAGCCGGGATGGCCGGCGACACGCCCGTCGCGCTGGTCGAGCGCGCCACCTGGCCGGACCAGCGCGTCGCCACGGGCACCCTGGACACCATCGTCGACGTGCGCGACCGCGAGGGCATCGAGCCGCCCGCCATCACCGTCATCGGCGGGGTCGCGGGCACGCGAGAGCGCGTTCGGGAGTTCCTCGCCAACGAACTCGGAGAGTACGGGGACGAGACATGA